The bacterium region CCCGGGGCACCAAAATACTGATCATCAACCTGGACGCCCTGGGCGCGGTGCTGATGACCACGGCGTTGCTGCCGGCCATCAAGCGCCAGCATCCCAATAGCACCATCCACTGGGTGACCCTGCCGATGGCAGTGCCCCTGCTGCAGAACAATCCCTATATCGACAAGATCTGGCCCTACGACTTTGAGACGGTCTCCATCCTCCAGGCCATGAGCTTCGACAAGGTCTATTCCATAGACAAGGCCCACCGTTCCGATGCCCTGGCCA contains the following coding sequences:
- a CDS encoding lipopolysaccharide heptosyltransferase family protein — encoded protein: MHQTIDCKHFNGYKPCHPGWLCRGCKKREPRGTKILIINLDALGAVLMTTALLPAIKRQHPNSTIHWVTLPMAVPLLQNNPYIDKIWPYDFETVSILQAMSFDKVYSIDKAHRSDALAMLVKTKEKLGFAMDENGAITYFNPEAEYGYRLGIDDELK